The proteins below come from a single Dethiobacter alkaliphilus AHT 1 genomic window:
- a CDS encoding phenylacetate--CoA ligase family protein translates to MVWDAAKEMMDKEELRREQLPLLQQTIRNVYENVPFYRELFDREGVHPDDLQTLEDVQKFPFTTKDALRDNYPYGLFARPMKDIVRLHASSGTTGKPIVVGYTQNDIDMWSNLIARLATMAGVSQDDVAQICFSYGLFTGGFGLHYGLEKAGATVVPASVGNTEKQIMLIQDFDVNVLVCTPTYALYLSEVANDMGLDPRKLSLRVGMFGGEPWTENMRTQIEERLGIVATDNYGLSEIVGPGVAGECQSRAGLHINEDHFLVEVIDPETGEVLPDGEEGELVFTSLTKEAFPIIRYRTKDISVLNRDACSCGRTGARMRKVTGRTDDMLIIGGVNVFPSQIESVLMEIPEVAPHYLIVVDKKKAFLDDLEVHVELNREKFTGSFRDLEAVEKKISRKLANVLTVSPRVKLVEPKSLERSTGKAKRVIDKRKTV, encoded by the coding sequence ATGGTCTGGGATGCGGCCAAAGAAATGATGGACAAAGAAGAACTGCGGCGGGAGCAATTGCCTCTTTTGCAGCAGACAATCAGAAATGTATATGAAAATGTGCCGTTTTACCGGGAGCTTTTTGACAGAGAGGGAGTTCATCCCGATGATTTGCAGACACTGGAAGACGTGCAAAAGTTTCCGTTTACCACCAAAGATGCGCTGCGGGACAATTATCCGTACGGGTTGTTTGCGCGGCCAATGAAAGATATTGTGCGTCTGCATGCTTCCTCCGGTACCACCGGTAAACCCATTGTGGTTGGTTATACCCAAAACGATATCGATATGTGGTCAAACCTGATAGCCCGGCTGGCCACCATGGCCGGTGTAAGCCAGGATGATGTGGCCCAGATTTGTTTTTCCTACGGTCTGTTTACCGGCGGCTTCGGTCTCCATTACGGACTGGAAAAGGCGGGAGCCACAGTGGTGCCCGCTTCGGTGGGAAACACCGAAAAGCAGATTATGCTCATTCAGGATTTTGACGTTAACGTGCTGGTTTGCACGCCTACCTATGCGCTGTACCTTTCAGAGGTGGCCAACGACATGGGCCTGGATCCCAGAAAGCTTTCGCTGCGGGTAGGGATGTTTGGCGGCGAACCCTGGACGGAAAATATGCGCACCCAGATTGAGGAGCGTTTGGGTATTGTGGCCACCGATAACTACGGGCTCAGTGAAATTGTGGGGCCCGGAGTGGCCGGGGAGTGCCAGTCGCGGGCCGGTCTGCACATCAATGAAGACCATTTCCTGGTGGAGGTAATTGACCCGGAAACAGGAGAGGTGCTGCCCGACGGTGAAGAAGGGGAGTTGGTGTTTACTTCCCTGACCAAGGAAGCATTCCCCATCATTCGCTACCGCACCAAAGACATTTCTGTGCTGAACCGTGATGCCTGCTCCTGCGGGCGCACCGGCGCCAGGATGCGCAAAGTAACGGGTCGCACTGATGATATGCTGATTATTGGCGGGGTCAATGTTTTCCCGTCTCAGATAGAAAGTGTGTTGATGGAAATTCCGGAGGTTGCCCCCCACTATTTGATTGTGGTGGATAAAAAGAAGGCGTTTCTGGATGATCTGGAAGTTCATGTGGAGTTGAACCGGGAGAAGTTTACCGGCTCATTCCGTGACCTGGAAGCGGTGGAGAAAAAAATCAGCCGCAAGCTGGCCAATGTTTTAACGGTAAGTCCCCGTGTAAAACTGGTGGAGCCCAAATCCCTGGAACGCAGTACGGGCAAAGCCAAACGGGTTATAGATAAAAGGAAAACAGTTTAG
- a CDS encoding protein-glutamate methylesterase/protein-glutamine glutaminase yields the protein MEPVKVLVVDDSALMRRIVKDIFNADPRFKVVAIARDGVDALEKIIKFQPGLVTLDVEMPRLNGLATLKEIVRRFDVPVIMLSSLTQQGSQVTVEALSIGAVDFITKPELHHGNVKETLKEQLLTKAAVAAQVKVQSGPVPVLPPKLVPQKPAVRSAAKVVAIGASTGGPRALEAVLLSLPQNLPAAVLVTQHMPPKFTKALADRLNKAAAIRIKEAEEGEPILAGVAYIAPGNFHLEVASDHTVRLTQDPPVQHVRPSATVMMLSAASVYGKQMVGVILTGMGKDGADGMVEIKRQGGSVLAQDEATSAIFSMPRAAIQAGAADQVLPLEKIAAAITSLCGR from the coding sequence ATGGAGCCCGTTAAGGTTCTGGTGGTAGATGATTCGGCGCTGATGCGCCGCATTGTTAAGGATATATTTAATGCAGACCCCCGTTTTAAGGTAGTAGCCATCGCCCGGGACGGTGTGGACGCGCTGGAAAAAATCATTAAATTCCAGCCGGGTCTGGTTACACTGGATGTGGAAATGCCCCGTTTAAACGGATTGGCGACTTTAAAAGAGATTGTGCGCCGTTTTGATGTTCCTGTTATTATGCTCTCCAGTCTGACACAGCAGGGCAGCCAGGTAACGGTTGAAGCGCTTTCCATCGGGGCGGTTGATTTTATCACCAAACCTGAATTGCATCATGGTAACGTCAAGGAAACTCTAAAAGAGCAGCTTCTGACAAAGGCAGCGGTGGCCGCCCAGGTTAAAGTGCAGTCCGGGCCGGTCCCTGTGCTCCCTCCAAAGCTTGTGCCGCAGAAACCGGCGGTGCGCAGCGCGGCAAAAGTGGTGGCCATTGGTGCCTCTACCGGAGGGCCGCGGGCTTTGGAAGCAGTACTACTCTCCCTTCCGCAGAACCTGCCGGCGGCGGTGCTGGTGACACAGCATATGCCGCCTAAATTTACCAAAGCCCTGGCCGATAGGCTGAACAAAGCGGCGGCAATCCGCATTAAAGAAGCAGAAGAGGGAGAGCCCATATTAGCCGGTGTGGCATATATAGCCCCGGGCAACTTCCACCTGGAGGTGGCTTCGGACCATACGGTGCGCCTGACCCAGGACCCCCCGGTACAGCATGTACGCCCGTCAGCCACAGTGATGATGCTTTCTGCCGCCTCCGTATACGGCAAACAGATGGTGGGAGTGATTCTGACCGGTATGGGCAAAGACGGAGCCGACGGCATGGTGGAAATCAAGCGTCAGGGCGGCAGTGTGTTGGCCCAGGACGAGGCCACTTCGGCAATCTTTAGCATGCCCAGAGCCGCTATTCAGGCCGGTGCGGCAGATCAGGTTCTGCCCCTGGAAAAAATAGCGGCGGCCATTACATCATTGTGCGGGAGGTAA
- a CDS encoding chemotaxis protein CheD, with amino-acid sequence MNTQSIRVKIADYAALKEEGMLITVGLGSCVGVALYDSSAKVAGLAHILLSDSSLFKNQSNPGKFADTALPLLLEDMARFGARPNRIKAKIAGGSQLFSFENKTLSVGEKNIASVRSVLAGLRVPITSEDVGGSVGRTMKVMAADGTVLVSTVGNGEREL; translated from the coding sequence ATGAACACGCAGAGTATCCGGGTAAAAATTGCAGACTACGCCGCTCTCAAGGAAGAGGGGATGTTAATTACGGTGGGGCTTGGTTCCTGTGTAGGGGTAGCTCTCTATGATTCTTCTGCCAAAGTAGCGGGGCTGGCCCATATTTTGCTCTCGGACAGTTCTTTATTTAAAAACCAGTCCAATCCGGGCAAGTTTGCCGATACGGCGCTACCTCTGCTGCTTGAGGATATGGCAAGATTCGGCGCCAGGCCAAACCGTATAAAAGCCAAAATTGCTGGCGGAAGCCAGCTTTTCTCCTTTGAAAATAAGACGCTTTCCGTGGGCGAAAAAAACATCGCCTCTGTCCGGTCCGTGTTGGCCGGGCTGCGCGTACCCATCACCAGCGAAGACGTAGGCGGCAGTGTGGGCAGAACAATGAAAGTGATGGCTGCCGACGGGACGGTGCTGGTCTCCACCGTCGGCAACGGTGAAAGAGAGCTTTAG
- a CDS encoding aminotransferase class I/II-fold pyridoxal phosphate-dependent enzyme, with product MVFDHLYADRAKLMKTSEIREFFKLTEQPDVMSFAGGFPSAEFFPMDKVNEVMQDLIREEGKCALQYGPTEGNQELREYLAQKMTREGIKADVDHILITNGSQQGMDLLSKVFLNPGDLVLVEEPGYVGGLGAIYNYQGDRHSIPLDEDGFSLDVLTSRLVK from the coding sequence ATGGTATTTGATCACTTATACGCTGATCGCGCCAAATTAATGAAAACATCGGAAATTCGGGAGTTTTTTAAACTGACGGAACAGCCGGATGTAATGTCTTTTGCAGGCGGATTTCCCAGTGCCGAATTTTTCCCCATGGATAAAGTAAACGAAGTAATGCAGGATTTAATCCGCGAAGAGGGTAAATGTGCCCTGCAGTACGGACCCACCGAAGGCAACCAGGAACTGCGTGAATATCTGGCCCAGAAAATGACCCGCGAAGGCATTAAAGCCGATGTAGACCACATTCTGATCACCAACGGTTCCCAGCAGGGAATGGATTTGTTAAGCAAAGTCTTTCTCAACCCCGGTGATTTGGTGCTGGTTGAGGAGCCGGGCTACGTGGGCGGCCTGGGCGCCATCTACAATTATCAGGGCGACCGCCACTCTATTCCGCTGGACGAGGATGGTTTTAGCTTAGACGTTCTAACCAGCCGGCTGGTAAAATGA
- a CDS encoding chemotaxis protein CheC — translation MPELNQDFKLDILKEVGNIGAGNATTSLSQLLNYQRVDMYVPEVDLCPLDEIPDLLGGAEKPVQGVFIKAPGDISFYTVFLMGEESAQSLVTNLTGREHSLDGEMGRSVLLEVGNIVTAAYLNALSYMTDLTFLPEPPQLAVDMAGAILGTVLAEANVAEDYILVLKTAFSTDSGDIDGNFLIIPDIDALDTVVKLLIDGVAK, via the coding sequence ATGCCTGAGCTGAACCAAGACTTTAAGCTGGATATTTTAAAGGAAGTTGGTAATATCGGGGCCGGGAATGCCACCACATCCCTGTCTCAGCTTTTAAACTATCAGCGGGTCGATATGTATGTTCCTGAGGTGGATCTGTGTCCGCTGGATGAAATTCCGGATCTTTTGGGAGGCGCGGAGAAACCGGTACAGGGAGTGTTTATTAAAGCTCCCGGTGACATCTCGTTTTACACCGTGTTTTTAATGGGTGAGGAGAGTGCCCAGTCTCTGGTAACCAATCTTACAGGCCGTGAACATTCTTTGGATGGTGAGATGGGGCGTTCTGTGCTGCTTGAGGTCGGTAATATTGTTACCGCAGCATATCTTAATGCGCTGTCCTATATGACCGACCTGACGTTTTTGCCCGAACCGCCACAGTTGGCGGTGGATATGGCCGGCGCCATTCTGGGAACGGTACTTGCCGAGGCCAATGTGGCCGAGGACTATATTTTGGTGTTGAAGACGGCATTTTCCACCGACTCGGGAGATATTGACGGCAACTTTCTGATTATCCCCGATATTGACGCTCTGGACACGGTGGTTAAATTGTTAATTGACGGAGTTGCTAAATGA
- a CDS encoding chemotaxis protein CheA — MDTSEYRDIFLAEAQEYLQGLNTALLELEHNPDEEILQEMFRAAHSLKGMSATMGFQLLANLTHQMENVLDLLRQGLLQVDRNVANLLFESLDLLETLLDSLDDPEAGMGQVNALVAKLCSVCDAQPDEDAESGRSYASAEMDLDEFEKELIRSAENGECARHIQVALEATCLLKSVRAYMVFKALERLGHVVKSVPSAQELEEEQFDNSFDIVLLTKTDDETIREELSQIAEVERVTLREVSQESVSKTDEVAKRPEGQVKAEVAAGEEANGETKKVVRRSAEKTIRVETEKLDKLINLVGELVINRTRVVELSKSEAMTEMVSSVEQLDRITTDLQSAVMKLRMVPIKQVFDRFPRMVRDLSQEKGKKVNLQIQGEETELDRSIVNQIGDPLVHLLRNSVDHGIEPPGDRVASGKPEEGTVLLDARHEGSFVLISVSDDGKGINADVVREKAVQKGLISSAEAQRLSDEDAARLVFRNGFSTAEQVTDISGRGVGMDAVKTVIESMNGNVDIKTEPGSGTTFYVRLPLTLAIIKALLVELAGETYAIPIESIRENLYVTPADIKTIQGENVINLRDEVLPLIHLDEALGMQATHNHDELSVVVVEAGSRKAGLVVDVLLGQQEIVIKSLSKVVEGIPGVAGATVLGNGKVALILDVSNLI; from the coding sequence ATGGACACCAGTGAATACAGAGATATTTTTTTGGCGGAGGCTCAGGAATATCTGCAGGGCTTAAATACTGCACTTCTGGAGCTGGAACATAATCCCGATGAAGAAATCCTGCAGGAAATGTTCCGGGCGGCCCACAGCCTCAAAGGCATGTCGGCAACCATGGGTTTTCAACTGCTGGCCAACCTGACTCATCAAATGGAAAATGTGCTGGATCTGCTACGCCAGGGCCTTTTGCAGGTGGATCGGAATGTGGCCAACCTGCTATTTGAATCATTGGACTTATTGGAAACTCTTTTGGATAGTCTGGACGACCCGGAGGCGGGTATGGGGCAGGTCAATGCGCTGGTGGCAAAGCTGTGCAGCGTGTGTGATGCCCAGCCTGATGAGGACGCAGAAAGCGGACGGAGCTATGCTTCTGCGGAGATGGATCTGGATGAGTTTGAAAAGGAATTAATCCGGTCTGCGGAAAATGGGGAATGTGCCCGGCATATCCAGGTGGCGCTGGAGGCCACCTGTCTGCTAAAGTCGGTTCGGGCTTATATGGTCTTTAAAGCTCTGGAGAGGTTGGGCCATGTTGTTAAATCTGTCCCCTCGGCACAGGAATTGGAAGAGGAGCAGTTTGATAACAGCTTTGATATTGTTTTGCTGACTAAAACCGATGATGAAACAATCCGTGAGGAACTGAGCCAGATTGCCGAGGTGGAGCGGGTAACACTGCGGGAAGTTTCCCAGGAATCCGTGAGCAAGACTGACGAGGTGGCCAAAAGGCCGGAGGGTCAGGTTAAGGCAGAAGTGGCGGCTGGCGAAGAAGCAAACGGTGAAACTAAAAAAGTTGTGCGCCGATCTGCTGAAAAGACCATTCGTGTGGAGACGGAAAAACTGGATAAGCTGATTAACCTGGTGGGTGAGTTGGTTATCAACCGCACCAGGGTGGTGGAGCTAAGCAAATCAGAAGCCATGACCGAAATGGTCAGCTCCGTGGAGCAGCTGGACAGAATAACAACGGATCTGCAAAGTGCTGTTATGAAGCTGCGCATGGTTCCCATCAAGCAGGTGTTTGACCGTTTCCCCCGTATGGTGCGCGATTTAAGCCAGGAAAAAGGCAAAAAGGTCAACCTGCAGATTCAGGGGGAAGAAACGGAGCTGGACCGCTCCATCGTCAATCAAATCGGAGACCCCCTGGTCCATCTACTGCGTAATTCGGTGGATCACGGCATTGAGCCTCCCGGAGACAGGGTGGCCTCAGGTAAGCCGGAAGAAGGCACCGTATTGTTGGATGCCCGCCATGAAGGATCTTTTGTCCTGATTTCCGTCAGTGATGACGGTAAAGGCATTAACGCCGACGTGGTCAGGGAAAAAGCGGTGCAAAAAGGCTTAATAAGTTCTGCTGAAGCGCAGCGATTGTCCGATGAAGATGCGGCGCGGCTAGTATTCCGAAACGGGTTTTCCACCGCGGAACAGGTTACCGATATCTCAGGGCGCGGTGTGGGCATGGATGCGGTAAAAACAGTAATCGAAAGTATGAACGGTAATGTGGACATTAAAACAGAACCGGGCAGCGGCACAACTTTTTATGTCCGGTTGCCGCTGACTTTGGCAATTATTAAGGCGCTTTTGGTGGAATTGGCCGGCGAAACATATGCCATCCCCATTGAGTCCATTCGCGAAAACCTGTACGTGACCCCTGCGGACATCAAAACCATTCAGGGTGAAAATGTTATTAACCTGCGTGATGAAGTGCTGCCTCTGATTCATCTGGATGAGGCGCTGGGCATGCAGGCCACACATAACCATGATGAGCTTTCGGTGGTGGTTGTGGAGGCCGGAAGCCGGAAGGCCGGCCTGGTGGTGGACGTTCTGCTGGGACAGCAGGAGATTGTTATTAAGTCTCTGAGCAAAGTGGTGGAAGGTATACCCGGCGTGGCCGGAGCCACTGTGTTGGGCAACGGAAAAGTGGCCTTAATCCTGGATGTTTCCAATCTTATTTAA
- a CDS encoding indolepyruvate oxidoreductase subunit beta, whose protein sequence is MPKTTSILMGGVGGQGIILASKILAHVIQAHGLDLKISEIHGMAQRGGSVLTHMRYGEEVHSPLIEAGQADYIVASEKLESWRWLPFLRPGGTLVMNTQEIKPVPVIIGAQKYPQTIMEKMEALSGQEKIYAMDALEAARACGQPKASNVVLVGVLARSLEFPLESFLEALEAVVPARFLETNKKAFMSGYEHFSS, encoded by the coding sequence ATGCCTAAAACAACCAGTATTCTGATGGGCGGCGTGGGCGGCCAGGGAATTATTCTGGCCAGTAAGATTCTGGCCCATGTGATTCAGGCCCACGGCTTAGACCTGAAAATTTCTGAAATCCACGGCATGGCCCAGCGTGGCGGCAGTGTACTGACCCACATGCGCTACGGTGAGGAAGTGCACTCTCCGTTGATTGAGGCGGGACAGGCCGACTATATCGTAGCTTCGGAAAAGCTGGAATCCTGGCGCTGGCTGCCGTTTTTACGGCCCGGCGGCACCCTGGTGATGAACACTCAGGAGATTAAACCGGTGCCGGTAATTATCGGTGCTCAAAAATACCCGCAAACCATTATGGAAAAAATGGAAGCGCTCTCCGGCCAAGAGAAAATCTATGCCATGGACGCGCTGGAAGCGGCCCGCGCCTGCGGGCAGCCCAAAGCATCCAACGTGGTGCTGGTGGGTGTGTTGGCCCGTTCCCTGGAGTTTCCGCTGGAAAGCTTCCTGGAAGCTTTGGAAGCTGTGGTTCCGGCACGCTTTTTGGAGACCAACAAAAAAGCGTTCATGTCCGGTTATGAGCACTTTTCCTCCTAA
- the iorA gene encoding indolepyruvate ferredoxin oxidoreductase subunit alpha, translated as MKKTLMSGNEAIARGAYEAGVHFAAAYPGTPSTEILENVARYDEIDAQWSGNEKVALEVGIGASIAGSRVLVAMKHVGVNVAADPLMTFSYTGVNGGLVLVAADDPGMHSSQNEQDSRHYARLAKVPMLEPSDSQEAKDMVAIALDISEEFDTPVMLKSSTRISHAQTLVEQGERTAVAVRPYKKDLKKNVMIPAYARLRHVVVEERMDLLRKYVEQSPLNRIEWRDKKIGVICAGICYQYVREALPEASVLKLGINFPLPEKKLEEFASGVDQLYVVEELDPFMEEQIKAMGIKVRGKEDFPVIGEIFPNMIADKILGKPHTEPLEVAGYCDEPIPMRPPVLCPGCTHRSVFYMLKKLKMVVSGDIGCYTLGSLAPLEAMDTCVCMGASVSAGLGFEKGNADLKGKVVAVIGDSTFFHSGMTGLADVVYNRGTTLTMILDNRITAMTGHQHHPGTGSTLKGDPTLALDISAICKALGVERIREADPFNLKELEAVIKEEAAADEPSVIIVRRMCTLQDKSPKDLYEIDKDKCVTCGRCMKLGCPAISQHGEIYSVDSSLCVGCAVCVQVCKSDAIVKAGGDNA; from the coding sequence ATGAAAAAGACACTGATGAGCGGCAACGAAGCCATTGCCCGTGGTGCCTATGAGGCCGGGGTACATTTTGCTGCCGCATACCCGGGCACACCCAGCACGGAGATCCTGGAGAATGTGGCCCGGTACGACGAAATTGACGCCCAATGGTCCGGTAATGAAAAAGTGGCCCTGGAAGTAGGTATCGGTGCATCTATCGCCGGTTCCCGCGTTTTGGTGGCCATGAAACACGTAGGAGTGAACGTGGCGGCGGACCCGCTAATGACCTTTTCCTATACCGGTGTAAACGGCGGCCTGGTACTGGTAGCCGCAGATGACCCCGGTATGCACAGTTCACAGAACGAACAGGACAGCCGTCATTATGCCAGGCTGGCCAAAGTGCCCATGCTGGAGCCTTCCGACAGCCAGGAAGCAAAAGACATGGTTGCCATTGCCCTGGATATCAGCGAAGAGTTCGATACTCCGGTGATGCTGAAGTCCTCCACCCGCATTTCCCACGCCCAGACACTGGTGGAGCAGGGTGAGCGGACAGCGGTTGCAGTACGTCCGTATAAAAAGGATTTAAAAAAGAATGTGATGATTCCCGCCTACGCCCGGTTGCGTCATGTGGTGGTGGAAGAGCGGATGGATCTTTTGCGCAAATATGTGGAACAGTCTCCTCTAAACCGCATTGAATGGCGAGACAAAAAGATTGGTGTGATTTGTGCCGGTATCTGCTACCAGTATGTACGGGAAGCACTGCCGGAAGCCTCGGTGCTGAAGCTGGGCATTAATTTCCCGCTTCCCGAGAAAAAGCTGGAGGAATTCGCCTCCGGCGTGGACCAGCTGTATGTGGTGGAAGAGCTTGATCCTTTCATGGAAGAGCAGATTAAAGCCATGGGTATCAAAGTCCGCGGCAAGGAAGATTTCCCGGTAATCGGTGAGATTTTCCCCAACATGATTGCCGATAAAATCCTGGGCAAACCCCACACCGAGCCGCTGGAAGTAGCAGGCTATTGTGACGAGCCCATTCCCATGCGCCCGCCCGTTTTGTGTCCCGGCTGCACCCATCGCAGTGTTTTCTATATGTTAAAGAAACTGAAGATGGTGGTCAGCGGCGACATCGGCTGTTATACTCTGGGAAGTTTAGCGCCCTTAGAAGCCATGGATACCTGTGTCTGCATGGGCGCCAGCGTTTCAGCAGGCCTGGGTTTTGAAAAAGGAAATGCAGATTTAAAGGGTAAAGTGGTGGCGGTAATCGGTGACTCCACCTTCTTCCACTCCGGCATGACCGGACTGGCCGATGTGGTTTATAACCGCGGCACCACCCTGACCATGATTCTGGATAACCGCATCACCGCCATGACCGGCCACCAGCATCATCCGGGAACCGGATCCACCTTAAAAGGGGACCCCACATTAGCCCTGGATATCAGCGCTATTTGCAAAGCCCTTGGAGTGGAGCGGATACGTGAGGCAGATCCCTTTAACCTTAAGGAACTGGAAGCGGTTATTAAGGAAGAAGCGGCGGCAGATGAGCCGTCTGTCATTATTGTCCGCCGCATGTGTACTCTGCAGGACAAGAGCCCCAAAGACCTCTATGAAATCGACAAAGATAAATGCGTAACCTGCGGCCGCTGTATGAAACTGGGCTGCCCCGCCATTTCACAACACGGTGAAATTTATTCCGTGGACAGCTCCCTTTGTGTAGGCTGCGCCGTATGTGTCCAGGTATGTAAATCTGATGCCATTGTAAAGGCAGGTGGCGACAATGCCTAA
- a CDS encoding response regulator produces the protein MGRQVLITDDTAFMRMTLRNILEKNGYEVVGEAEDGQVSVDKYKELRPDLVTMDITMPNMDGITAIKKIMETDPGAKIVVCSAMGQKALVIEALNAGARDFIVKPFQADRIINAVQKVIG, from the coding sequence GTGGGAAGACAGGTTTTAATCACAGATGACACAGCTTTTATGCGCATGACTTTGCGCAACATTTTGGAGAAGAATGGGTATGAGGTGGTTGGTGAGGCAGAAGACGGACAGGTTTCCGTAGATAAATATAAGGAACTTCGCCCCGACCTGGTTACCATGGACATTACCATGCCCAATATGGACGGCATCACAGCCATTAAGAAAATTATGGAGACCGACCCTGGGGCAAAAATTGTGGTGTGCAGTGCCATGGGTCAGAAAGCGCTGGTAATTGAAGCATTAAATGCCGGTGCCCGGGACTTTATTGTTAAACCTTTTCAGGCAGACAGGATTATTAACGCCGTACAAAAAGTAATCGGTTAA
- a CDS encoding ACT domain-containing protein, which produces MKVKQISVFLENKSGRLAEVTRALGDNDINIRALSIADTTDFGILRLIVNKPEEANQVLRDEGFMVSETEVIAVDVPDRPGGLADVLDTLGKVNVNIEYLYAFIGQTSQDALVVFRVEDCDAAMKALKEKNIRVLDGSEVYAL; this is translated from the coding sequence GTGAAAGTTAAGCAGATTTCGGTATTTCTGGAAAATAAATCAGGACGCCTGGCGGAAGTTACCCGGGCCCTAGGTGACAATGACATTAACATCCGTGCTTTGTCTATTGCGGATACCACTGATTTTGGCATCCTGCGTCTCATAGTCAATAAGCCGGAGGAAGCCAACCAGGTTCTGCGTGATGAAGGATTTATGGTTAGTGAAACGGAAGTGATTGCGGTGGATGTGCCGGACAGACCCGGTGGGCTGGCCGATGTACTGGACACCCTGGGCAAGGTAAATGTCAATATTGAGTATCTCTACGCATTTATCGGGCAAACATCACAGGATGCGCTGGTAGTTTTCCGGGTGGAAGACTGCGACGCTGCGATGAAAGCCCTAAAGGAAAAGAATATACGGGTACTTGACGGTAGCGAGGTATATGCTCTGTAA
- a CDS encoding CheR family methyltransferase: MALALDYEGFKHKIKAKIGLDLSHYKEQQMRRRIHQLMQRYKAADYDTFMRMLNDDGDILRHFTDYLTINTSQFFRDPVIYRALEMQLLPELLQGGKPLKVWSAGCSVGAEPYSLAMLLSEQDPGCSWRVLATDFDVNILAKAKEGKYPDNLLTHVPERFRKRYFNERDGLFFLDSQIKNRVQFRRQNLLTDRYEIGCNLILCRNVFIYFTVETQENLIDRFTQGLQAGGFFIIGCSEMITNPARFGLQKVKPAIYRKVK, translated from the coding sequence ATGGCTCTGGCCCTGGATTATGAAGGATTCAAACATAAAATAAAAGCCAAAATCGGCTTGGATCTCAGCCATTATAAAGAACAGCAGATGCGGCGGAGGATTCACCAGTTGATGCAGCGCTACAAGGCAGCGGATTATGATACATTTATGCGGATGCTAAACGACGATGGGGACATCCTGCGGCATTTTACCGATTATCTGACCATTAATACGTCACAGTTTTTCCGCGATCCCGTCATTTACCGGGCATTGGAGATGCAGCTGCTGCCCGAGCTGCTTCAAGGTGGCAAACCCCTTAAGGTATGGAGCGCAGGCTGTTCGGTGGGCGCTGAACCCTATTCCCTGGCCATGCTGCTCTCCGAACAGGATCCCGGATGCAGTTGGCGTGTCCTTGCCACCGATTTTGATGTAAATATCCTGGCCAAAGCAAAGGAAGGCAAATACCCGGATAATCTGCTTACGCATGTGCCGGAACGTTTTCGTAAACGCTATTTTAATGAACGGGACGGGTTATTTTTCCTGGACAGTCAAATCAAAAACCGTGTCCAGTTTCGGCGGCAAAACCTGTTAACCGACCGTTACGAGATCGGCTGCAATTTGATTCTTTGCCGCAATGTTTTTATCTATTTCACAGTGGAAACCCAGGAGAACCTCATTGACCGTTTTACTCAGGGCCTTCAGGCCGGCGGCTTCTTTATCATCGGCTGTTCGGAAATGATTACCAACCCGGCACGTTTTGGCTTGCAAAAAGTAAAGCCGGCCATTTACCGTAAAGTAAAATAA